The proteins below come from a single Miscanthus floridulus cultivar M001 chromosome 1, ASM1932011v1, whole genome shotgun sequence genomic window:
- the LOC136459858 gene encoding uncharacterized protein — MEQLMMMQTQLLQKMAQNMQNMGQGNGNAPPHVRDKRGEFLKGHPPVFKHSADPLQANDWLRAIERRLEIAQCDDKEKVLYALGQLQGPALDWWDSFRFGRTEANPITWAEFCSAFRTHHVPVGLMKLKKEFLALKQGSMTVAEYHDKFIQLSRYALTEVDEDGKRQELFMEGLNDGL; from the coding sequence atggagcagctgatgatgatgcagactcaGTTGCTTCAAAAGATGGCCCAGaatatgcagaacatggggcaagggaatgggaatgcaccccctcatgttagggataagaggggagagttcctgaaaggacacccacctgtattcaagcactctgctgACCCACTCCAAGCTAATgactggctacgtgccattgagaggcgactggagattgcccagtgtgatgataaggagaaggttttatatgctttggGACAGTTGCAAGGACCTGCActagattggtgggactcattccgcttcggtcgtaccgaagctaatcccatcacttgggctgagttctgcagtgcctttcgcactcaccaCGTGCCTgtaggactgatgaagctgaagaaggagttcttggctctcaagcaggggagcatgactgttgctgaatatcatgacaagttcatacaattgtcacggtatgcactgactgaggtagatgaggatgGAAAAAGACAGGAGCtatttatggagggcttgaatgatggtctctag